Within the Thermus tengchongensis genome, the region GTGGAACTTCTCCTGGAGGCAGAGGATACCCAGGGTAACCGGGCAGAGCGGCGGGTTCCCCTGGTGCTGGATGCGGTGCCCCCTCGCATCGTGGTGGAGCGGGTGGAACGGGAAGGGGGCTTGTACCGGGTTTATGGACGGGTGGAGGACAACGTCCAGGTGGACCGGGTGGTGGTGCAAGTGGGGGGTCGCTATATTCCCCTTTCCCTTCCCAAGGGGGCCATGGTGGCCTTTTCTGCGGAAGTGCCCGCTGGGGCTGTGCTGCTTGCGGTGGATGCTGCTGGGAACCGCACCAGCCGGCGTATTCCCTAAGGGAAGGGTGTGGTACACTCCTTGGGGCTATGAGGCCTAACGGCGACACCTTGGCGGACCTGGCCCGAGCGTTGAGGGGGACTCCCCTCGAGGCCAGCCAGGTTCCCAGGTTCCGCGAGATCGTCAGGCTTCTCCACCGGCTTCCCCCTGGGCGGGAGCGGGATGGGCTCTTGGCTGTGGCCTACCTTAGGCTCTACCAGCTTGTGGGCCAGGAGGAGGATTACCTTAAGGGTTACAGCTATGCGCGCACGGCGAAGCTGGAGCTGGTCCGGCTTCTGGGTGAGCGGCTAGGGGAGGGAAAGCGGTGAAGGAGCTTTTGGGTTTGCTGGCGGTTTGGAGCATCGTGCTTTCCGGGTTGGCCCTGGTGACGGGGGTTGTCCTGATCAAAAAGGGGAACAGGATCGCCCACCATTGGGCCATGTTGACGGCCACTTCCTTAGCCCTTTTGTTCCTGGTGTTCTATCTTGTCAAGTGGGCCCTTCACGGCACCACCGCCTACGGGGGGCCGGAGGCCTGGCGAGGGGCTT harbors:
- a CDS encoding DUF420 domain-containing protein codes for the protein MKELLGLLAVWSIVLSGLALVTGVVLIKKGNRIAHHWAMLTATSLALLFLVFYLVKWALHGTTAYGGPEAWRGAYYFLLITHTLLAAINGPLALYVIWRAFKGEFILHKRWARVLVPIWLYVAVSGWVIYLALKRYGVETGSIAF